A genomic region of Colletotrichum destructivum chromosome 5, complete sequence contains the following coding sequences:
- a CDS encoding Putative guanine-specific ribonuclease N1/T1/U2, ribonuclease/ribotoxin, translated as MQVSLVLVSLFALAAQAIPTEPLQKRATTCGSTYYTTAQVNAASNAACNYVKAGTVAGSSTYPHRYNNYEGFNFDVSGPWYEFPIRTSGVYTGGSPGADRVVINASCGQAGQITHTGASGNAFVGCTGTS; from the exons ATGCAGGtctctctcgtcctcgtctccctGTTCGCCCTCGCGGCCCAGGCCATCCCCACGGAGCCCCTCCAGAAGCGCGCCACGACCTGCGGAAGCACCTACTACACCACCGCCCAGGTcaacgccgcctccaacGCCGCCTGCAACTACGTCAAagccggcaccgtcgccggcagcTCCACCTACCCCCACCGCTACAACAACTACGAGGGCTTCAACTTCGACGTCAGCGGGCCCTGGTACGAGTTCCCGATCCGGACGAGCGGCGTCTACACCGGAG GCTCTCCAGGTGCTGACCGTGTTGTCATCAACGCGTCTTGCGGTCAGGCTGGCCAGATCACCCACACCGGCGCCAGCGGCAACGCATTTGTTGGTTGCACCGGTACCTCTTAG